GTGTGCAGCACAGCCAGGTGCCCAGATCCGAATCCCacaccctcctcccaccaccaTGGGCCTCAGGGACATGCTTCTAGCACAGTCATGGACCCTGGGTGACATAAAGGGTGGGACAGGGGACGCAGGATCTTCAGATGGTCCCACAGTGCCTCCACTGGGTATCTATCTCCCAAGCTTCTCGCCCGGCCTGGCTGCTCTAAGGGCCtggggagaggcagagacaggttgGGTGTAGGGAAAATGCACACTCTGCCAGGCACCCCTGACACGCACTGCCGACCAGGCATAGCGTTCAGCGGGGCTAAGACTTGGACGAGGGTGCGGGCTTGAGCGGGGCTGCAAAAAGCCAGTCTGGGCAGATGCTGTCTCTCTGTGGGGCGCCGATCCCAGAAATGGTGGACAGAGCACGGCTGCAGTATGGTGCACATGGGCCTTGGGGTCTTAGCTTTCGTGGGCCTCTTCCTgcacaaaataaaatagttaaaattagaGTTTACAACTGCATGCATATAAAGATGACTATACTCCAGACTagattcattattattttattatactcagtttttttcttctgattttaaaatagtgcGGTCCTAGGGCTGGTTAGAGTGTTTCCTGGGCAGGCCCTGCCTCCTTAAACCCCTGCAAAGAAAGCAGCAAGGACTTCCCTTTGCCCCTTAGCAGAAAGCTGCGCTCCTTAATGGTTATGGGTGTGACCGACCACTTGCATCCTATCTGCAGGACATACCTGGAAAGGTAAGTGGGAGGCAAGAGGGAGCTGGAGGCCAAGACTTCGGTCCCAGATATTCTAGTCCACATTTGTCCCCACCAGGTGTGTGAGTGCCGGCGCGCTGCagagcctctctgggcctccgttTCCTCAATTGGTAAACAAGAACGCTGGGCGGACTGAGCTCTGAAAGTTCTCGGAGCTTGACAATCAGAACTCTCAGCAGAGAGGCCGCCCCTACTCCCAGGAGGGCGGAGGCACCTGAGTCTCCGGTGAGGAGGACAGGCCGAAGCGGTGCGTTGGAGATGTGCAAATGCGCAAGACGCGTGTTGCTTTCTCTCTGAGAAAACACCCCTAGGCTCACAGGCGGCCCAGGAGCTCGGCTGGGTGGGATGATCCTGGGGGCCTCTGGGCCGGGTCTGTGGACGGCTCTGCTGTGTGCCTGTGCGTGCCCAGTCCCGGGGGTGACCAAAGCCCTGGAGCGGGCAGGGCAGGAGCCTGGACCTCACGTGCCTCGAGTGGCCAGGTTTGTGGGGGCGGAGCGTCCCGGCGAGGGCGCGGGGGCGGACCCTAGGGCGGGGCGCCGGGTGGCGTCGGTGGAGCCGGCTCGGCGGCGCGGCGCGTAGTTCTGCGGCCCGGCTCCGGGCGCCCCGGCGGCCACCATGCTCAGCGTCATGCACTTCCTCCGGAGCTTCTTCAAGGTAAGAGCCGGCGTCCGGGAGTTGCAGTCGGGCTCGCGGCGCCCTGCGCAGATGGGGAGGAGCACAGCCCGCGCTGGCCGCTGCGCCCCGGACCGTCCCCGGGGCACCTGGTGGGTGGGGACACCCTCGTGGCTCCCCGCCGCTCCCAACTTTCCGACGTGCAGACCCGAGGCGGCGTCCTGCGAAGTAGGGCCGCCTCGAGCGCGGGGAAGGAGGGGGCTCCTTTGGCGGCGGTAGGGACGGCGGCCCGGGGCGAGCCCCTGAGAGGGCAAGGGCGAGCGCCTGAGCCGGCCTCCCCGCGCCTGGACCGGCCTGGGCGCGCGGGGCACTCAGAGCCTCTGCCGCTTGGCGCAGTACCAGCTGTTTCGGGAAGGAGGGCTGGTGCTGGCCCGGTGGGTGCCGGAGAAGTGGTTGCTGTTGAGTTATTCCCCAGGCTGAGAGTACGCGAGGGCGCAGCAGCAGCAAGGGGCTGGAACTGGGGTCGTGGCGGTTGGGCTCCTGCTAGGGGTGCCCCCTCTCTGGCCCGATTTCCGGGCCCGCTCACCATCGGGGACCCACTCAGTTGGGACGCCTCCACCTCGCTGCCCCCACAGGAACCCCAAGGTGGGCAGGAGGCTCCGGGGCACTGTCAGGGGTGGCCGGCCACAGGTTGCCAAGCCCGACCTCCCCAGGTGAGCCAGCGGGAGGGCGGTTGCGACGCTGGGTGGTGCTGGGCTCCGATGGGCTCCGACTCTGGGAGCAACTGCATGAAAGGAGAGGCATGAGGTTCAGCATGAGCAGAACAGCCAGCTCTCAGCTGCAGGTCCAGGGGGAGGCAGACCTCTGTGGGGCTGTCGGGGCGGGAGGGCGCCCTACTTGGCTGTGCAGCCATCTTCTCCCAGAGTTGAAGACGGGAGTTTGGGGTTGGAGTTCTGTGGCCCTGAGAGCTCTAGTGAAAGGGGCAGGAAGCCAGGTGACCCAGGGCAGACCCGCAGGAGGCCTGCCCTCAGCCTATCCGCTGGCCTGGCATCAGCTCCCACCCCCAGCGATAACGAAGTGATGCAGGCGTCAAGAGTGGAGAGGGCCGGACAGCCGGGAAGGCAGCCTTTCAGGAACCTGTGCTAGTGAGTGTAGGAGATGGCTTGGAAGAGCTCAGACCCCCTTCAAACGCCGACTCTGTCATTGAGGAGGTGTACAATCTTGGGACAATCACATAACCACCTGGgtctttgttttgaaaaatgtggGTGATGATTCCACGCCCTCCACACCTTTCAGGGTTAGTGTGAAGGTCTTATTAGAAAATGTGAGTGtgggccggcgcggtggctcatgcctgtaatctcagcactttgggaggccgagtggggggcggatcgcctgaggtcgcgagttcgagaccaacctggccaacatgtcaaaatcccgtttctactaaaaatacaaaaattagccgggcgcggtagtgggcgcctgtaatcccagctacttgggagtctggggcaggagaattgcttgaacacgggagacagaggttgcagtgagctgagacagcaccactgcactccagcctaggtgacagagcaagactccgtctcaaaaaaaaagaaaaagaaaaaaggaaggaagaaaaggaagggaagggagagggggagggggggggggaggggaggaaggaaggaaggaaggaaggaaggaaaaaaatgtgagtgTGTTTATGAAGTGGTGAGCCCTGGACCTTGGTTCTGCCACACCCACAGCAAGGGTGGCAAGGAGTTGCCCAGGTGAGGGGAAGGTGGCCGGACAGAATCCGAGATGCCTGGGCAGAATCTGAGTCACCCAGCTGGCCCCAGAAACTCCAGGAGTAAGTGGAGTGTGGCTGGAGGAGAGGCCACTAGATATCTCTGGGCAGCCACCTTGCCTGCTGCTGCCTGGGAGGCTCCTGGGATTTGGCCTTTGTGAAAGTATTCGTGAGACACACTGTCCTCCACTTCCCCATCTATTCAGAGAGGTCTTTCCATACTTTCTGCCGTGTGTCTGTCTCAGTCCCTGTAGGTCCTGAGACACCTGAGGCCTCCCTGTGCACACCAGAGGGAGCATCATCTGTGTCCCTCAGAGGGTCTCCTTTCTGCTGTCCACATGGGAGGGGCTCTGACTGCCACAGCAGTCCACTTCTGGCTGTGTGAGTGTGCCTTGCCGAGCCACCGAGAACATAGTTCATACTTGTTCCTCTCAGACACTGGTCGTAAGGAATACCCCGTGAGGACACAGGTTGTGGGGCAGGCAGGGGAGCTACGTGCTTGAGTCACCACCTGGTGCCTCCTGGTGTCCCCAGGGATTGGTCCTATGAGGTTCCCCTGATGATGGGTGCTGGACTGGGCCAGAAAAGGCCCACTTCATTCTGGGAACCTCAGATCGTCCGGGTCCCCCAGTCAGACTCTGTTAGCCGAGATGCAGCTAGTCTCCACCAAGCGCAGGAGGAGGACCCCAAGGCCCCAGGTGTGCCTTCTGGTGGCACTTGGTACAGCCTCTGTACAGCACATAGATCTGCTTGAGCACGTTGGGCACCGTGGGATCCATGGGGCATTACAGTCGTGTGGCAGAGTCCCTCCGCGTGCAGGCAGGCCAGTCGGGGAGCCTGCACCTGCCAGGGGCCCACACAGGTGCACCGGCTTGGGGGTCACCCAGCAAATGAGTTAGAGGAGCAGCACACCCATGAGGAAAATATGTTCTCTCAAAAATCCAAAGGCCCTCCCAGCATCGTGTGTGGGCCAAGCATGACTTTTGCTTTTGAGGGTGTATTTCAAAATGTTCCAGACAGCTGGACCCCCTGCTTCCTGCCTGGAGCCATCACGCCATCACTGAAGTGGCAGGTCCCTGTATTTTCATGGAATGTATGTCCTACACTGTGGTACATGTATGTCCTAACACTTAGGGTACTTTGCTACTTGGTTTCCTCCAAGACCTATTAGTGTGCAGAAGACCCACATGAGGTCCTTAGGAGAGAAAGGTCAAGGTCTTCGTTGGCTAAACCGTGGTACAGAATCAGTAAGCCAAGACAAGTCACGAAGGTGGGGTGCTGTGCCCCATGACAAGGAAGCCAACCCACTTCCGTGGATTCCTGAGTACTGCAGCAGGAAgcacacacataggcacacacacacacaggcatacataggtacacatgcgggcacacacaggcatacacacttgggacacacaggcacaccacagacacacaggtgtacacacaggtgcacacaacaCACATAGACCGAGTTTTCATCCAATCAGTGGCTCTATACTATGCCAGGGATTGTGACAGCTTCAGTCCGGTAGGGAGGTCATAAGTGGGACAGCACAGCTGATGAGAGAATCCACTTGATTGAACCCAGAGCCGTCCACCGCATTTTCAAGGCCACGTGTCTCCTGCACAAGCCTACCTGGCAGGTTAAGGGGGGATGCAGCAGCGTCTTCTGCCTTGGGTGCTGGTGGTTTCTCAGTCTCCAGGGATGAGGTGTTGCTAATGAGCCACTATTTTGGAGGGGAGGGAGTTGCAGAGCCATCCAGGTAGTCTTTCCCACCATAGAAGCCTCCACACCATGGCTCAGGAAGCCAGGATGAAGTTCCTGCCACGTACTGGCATGTGTTTGTCACCTGAGCACTCAGGAGCTAGGGAAATGGCCATAGGACAGGTTTGGGATCCCAGTGGGCTGCCATGAGGTGGACGCAGGGCACAGCTCTCATCATGGCCTGCATGCCACTGCCTCTCGCAAGCCTCACTCCTGGTGGCAGGCTGTGGAGACATCCTGGGCTACCAGGAACAGTGTCAGCTCAGAACCAGCCCTCAGTGGTGGCAGGAGGTCCAGGTACTTCTCTGTCCGGGAGGCTCTGGAAGAGTCACAGCATACACCTGTGCTGTTACGCAGGTGACCAGCCTCCCTACAACTCAAGGAGATTTGGGTCTATTGAGTGAAATTTGGGAATTGGGCAAGGGGCAATGCagtttattcagcaaatatttgttgaacacctactatgcGCCAGATGTTGTTCTAGGCACTCATGGTAGACTCCTGCCTACCAGACCTAGTTTTACATAgtggttgtttgtttgagacagagtctcactttgtcgcctaggctggaatgcagtggcgcgatctcagctcactgcaacctccgccttctgggttcaagcaattctcctacctcagcctcccaactaggtgggattacaggcactcaccaccatgcccggctaattttttgtatttttagtagagatgggatttcgctatgctggccaggctggtctcgaactcccgacctcatgatctgcccaccttagcctcccaaagtgctgggattacaggcgtgagccgccatgccaggcctagaaagtttgtttttttttcacatttctattaatattatacaCGTCAGATAGGACCCTATTGGCATTACCTGTTGATTTCAGTCCTAGCAGCGCCATGGGTGAGTCATCCGTGCCAAGGAGCCTCAGCATGAGAACATCCAGGTGCCCCACTGGCTGCCGGCACCTGAATGCTTCCTCCCATCCTCTGTCGTGCCAGCCTCACCGTTCTCATTTGTAGAATTTCCACCAACGGGAAGGTCTCCCATCATCATCTCCAGCTGATAGAGAACGATGTCTGTGGCAATATTCCAAGCTGTTGGTGTTCTCCTTCCTAAATGTTTCTTGGTGCTTCGGGCTGGGGCAGGTCTTTTTGGCTCCCCTGGAGACATGGTTAGGGATGTTGTACAGGTTGCTCTTGATCGGTCTCCACCAACACTGTATCCCTTCAGATATCTGGATTCCTTCAAGGGATTTTGACTTTTCAATTTCACTTTGTGGAGCCACTATCAAGCTGAGGTTTCAGGGAACCAACAGCTCACCTTCTGGCTCTTGGACTCCAGCATGGGGGGCGCACCTGCAGCAGCACATTGCCCTGGCCTGGGGTGATGCTCTTCCCCCACGGGTCGGGGACGCTCCAAATCCGTTCTCACCATTCTCCCTGGTTTTTGCTGGTGTATGTTGGCACAGTCCTCATTCTCTGAAGTATGAATCTTTTCTTTGATGGTTTCACTTGTAATTGGTTCCCCTGGCTATGCTGGGATCTGACTCTGCTCTTtggcctggaggcagggaagggggccAGGGTGGGCATGAGCAGAACAGGGTGACTTGCTGGGGAGGGCATAACAGCCTGAAGCAGCCAGAGAGAGGAGCAAGGGTTCAGTGGGATTGTGAGCCCCCGGTGCACCCCCACTCCCAAGGTGAGGGTCCCACTCTTTCCCAAACCATACCCTGACTGTCACTCAAGGAGCAAGGAAACAACACATCCTTCTGTATAATGCGCCAGTCTGCAGATTGGTGGAGTCAGACAGCTTTTGGTTCTGGAATATCTCAGGCTTGTGGCTGCAGGAGAGAAGAGATACTCGTACTTTATGTAGAGTGGTAGAGAGGCCCTGTGAGGACAGAGTGTGTTATTACCTCACTTGAAGCTGTACAGGGCAGTTAGAAGTAGCAAGCGCACCCGGCAGTCCTTGGATTCTTCATGCCTTTCATTTGGATTTTGTAGCAAGAGCTGTTTCCCCCACAAAGCACCCAGTAGTCACTTGGCCACCATTGATAATTTATTTAGGGACTGGCCATGCAGGCAGTGAGATACTGGAGTTCCACATCTTCCACAGTGGTAATGTATTTCCATGGCTTTTGGCTTCAACTAGGTGAAATCCGCAGTCCCAGctctcctccccaccttcctGCAGATCTCTTATCTGCAGGGATCCTGGTACCAGTTTCTTTACTAGTGAAGGATCTTGATTGCCAAAGACAGTAAAGGGCTCCAGTTAAGTGAAAAAAGAGTGACCTCTTGGCAGGTTGGGGGTAGCTCATTGGCCCAGCTTGTGCAGGGATGAAGGGGGCGAAGTGCAGCTGGGCCTGTGGGGCTGCCCCGGGTGTGGGCTCCACTGCTCTACTGACAACACCCTCTAGTGTCTCTTGTAGGCGGTGAGGTCTGTCCTCAAGAGCCAGGGTCCTGGCTGGGTCTTAGCTGAGCTGCCAGAGGGTGGGACGAGAGGATATCTGCCTCCTTTCTATTTTCAAGATAGATGGGGCCAGATTTTCAGTTATATTGGGATCTGCTCCTCTCCCCAGTCCCGGCAGCTGTTCAGCACGGGGCAGCCAATACCCACTCATGGTGTACGATTGATAAATCCTGCCAGGACTCACTTGGCCCCTCCACTTTTGTGGGGGAAGGAGGGTCTAAACTACAGGTTCCTGGGGCCTCTGCCAGGGAGCCACCTGCATCCTTGAACTCTTCTGGGTGAAGGTCGCAGCAGGAACCCAAGGCTGGAGACCCTGAGCTGGGGTGGGCTGTCCTGTTGAACCCTACAGAGGCTGGTCTCCTGCATGGCGGAGTGGGTGGCGCAGACCTGGCAGGGGAGCCAGCTGCCTGCCAGCAGGCCTTCGGTGCCCCCCCTGGGCTGTGCCTCCTGCTACCCTGGACTTGCCAGTCTTGGCTGCGTTGCTGCTCAGAGGCACCAGTGCTTCCTCCTGCTATGGGCCTCATCTCCCTCACTGCCCTTCCGGGGGAGGGCATGGTTCCCACCTGTGCTTTTCCTCCagaccctgcctctgcccccttGG
Above is a window of Nomascus leucogenys isolate Asia chromosome 20, Asia_NLE_v1, whole genome shotgun sequence DNA encoding:
- the LOC101179426 gene encoding uncharacterized protein LOC101179426 → MVAAGAPGAGPQNYAPRRRAGSCPARSRALVTPGTGHAQAHSRAVHRPGPEAPRIIPPSRAPGPPVSLGVFSQRESNTRLAHLHISNAPLRPVLLTGDSGASALLGVGAASLLRVLIVKLRELSELSPPSVLVYQLRKRRPREALQRAGTHTPGGDKCGLEYLGPKSWPPAPSCLPLTFPGRGPRKLRPQGPCAPYCSRALSTISGIGAPQRDSICPDWLFAAPLKPAPSSKS